The bacterium genome segment TTTTGGCTTTTGTTTCCCATACTTTATTTTTGCAAATTCATTTATTTTTCTTACATCCCAACTCTTCGGCATCAAACCAATATCGGTTTCTTTTTGTTCTTCGCCATGCAAGCCTTCAGTGAAAAGTTTATTCATAAGGGATTTCTTTAGCTCTCTTGTTGTTTCAATTATTCTATCCTGTTGTTCAATAGCCTGCTGGATTTTTGACAGGACAAAAGCAATTTTCTGTTGTTCTTGTATTGAGAAAAAAGGAATTTTTATGTGCAGTATTGCCTTGCTTGAATGCTTAATTGTTACTCCTGTTGTATATTTTTCAATAGTTCTTTGAACATAGATTGTTTGCAATACATAATAAACGTAGTCTGAAAATAAATCCTTGTTTATAATTACTACTTTACGTATTCCTGATGAATATGCACCCTCTAAGCCTTGCTTAACTATCCCCGGGCTACCATCAAAAGTAATTAAAATATCTTTCTTTTTGCATAGTTTTAATTTTTTTGAAGTTGTATAAGTCTTATCATCTCGGCTACCTGAGATATCAACTACTCTTAAAAATCTTACCCCTTTCTTATCTTTATTATAATTTTCACTTCCTGGCTCAGTGCCTCTTTCAAATTGAATATATTTATCAACATTAACAACTTCCCAATCTTCAGGGATCAGTCCGATTTCTGTTTCTTTGAAACCGTTTTCTATTACTGCTTTGGTTTTCATTCTTCCTTCAAGAATCCTCTTTGTGTAATATTTTTCATTATCTCGTTAAGTTCTCTGTCTGTCTTTTTTCTTTCCTCTTCAAGCTCTGCTAGTTCAACAAGTATCTCATCAACATCCCGATATTCTTCTTCTTTGCCATTACCAACATATCTTGACGGGCTTAAATTATAATCGTTCTTCTCGGCTTCTTGGTTAGTGATTATTCTTGTAAATTTGTCTATGTTCTTCCAATCATGAAACGCCTTAGCTATTTTTTCAATCTTATCATCTGGTATGAAATTCTTAGGTCGTCCTTTTTCAAACTCTAAAGAGGTATTCATCAACATAATCCTGTCTTTTCTTTCCTTTGGCTTGTTTTTGTTCAGTATTAAGATAATTCCTGGTGCAGTTGTGTTATAAAATAGATTTTCGGGCAAAAGCAAAACTGCCTCTATCCAGTCACTATCTACGAATGCCTTGCGGATTTCCTTTTCTCTGTTACTTCCTTTGTTTCCTGAACCCCTTGCAACAGAACCGGTATCCAGAACTATTGCAGCTTTTCCGTTCTTGTTTAATGAAGCAAACATAAGCTGGATCCATCCCCAATCAGCAGAGCTTGTAGGTGGGTAACCATTATTAAAGCGGTTGAATGTATCAGACTCATAAAACTCACTGTTATAGCCATCTTGATTCCACATAGGATTAGCCACAACTAAATCAAAGGTTTTCAATATACTCCCCTCAAGAAATTTCGGGTTACGGAGTGTATCTCCTATTGCAATGTCGCCTTCCATATCGTGAATAATCATATTCATCTTTGCCATTGCATAGGTAACGTAATTCTGCTCCTGTCCGTAAAGTCTCAAAGGTTTTAAAATCTTCTTCTCTTTTTCCTTAAGAGCAAGTTGGGATTTAACAAGTAATCCTCCCGAACCACACGCCGGATCATAAACCTCTTGACCTTGCTCAGGATCCAAAATATAAGCCATAATCCAACCGACTTCTTTGGGAGTGTAAAACTCTCCTGCGCTCTGCCCCTGCCCTTCTGCAAACTTGCGAAGCAGATATTCGTATGCCCTTCCAAGAATGTCAGGTTCAGCATCTTTTAAGCCAAGCCTATTCCTGCTAATAATCTCTATCAAACTGCTTAGCTTACCATCATCTATTATTCTCTGCCCGCTTACAGTGGCATTAAAATCAACTATGTCAATTACCCCCTGTAATTTCGGATTTTCTTTTGCTATTGCACGAATAGCATCTGTCAATTTCTCTCCGATTTTGGTTGTCTGCTTTCTTATTTGTTGCCAGGCTGCCTGTTTTGGAATAAAGAATCTCACCAAATTATGGTCTTTTGAAACAATCTCTATTGCGGTTTCTCCATCCCCAAATTCTTCAGAAAGTCTTTTAATCTCATCCTCAAAAACATCAGAAAGTCTTTTCACAAAAATCAGAGGCAGGATGTAATCCTTGAACTTTGGAGCATCCACAGCTCCCCGAATACTACAGGCAGCATTCCACAACCATGTTTCAAGAGTTTTAATGTCTAACATATCTTAACCAATCTCCTCGAAATTTAATTAATAAATTCCCCCAAATCCTCCGGCTTAATCTACTATTTCCACACCTTTAACTGCTCAAATTTCACTTTAAATTTCTTAAAGAATTTCTCAATCTTTTGTTTTTGCACATAAGGAATTATTACACAACCTGCAGAAAGTTTCTGGCCGCCTATCTCCTGTAATAAACCTTTATACTTGTATCCTTTTCTTGTCTGTTCGTAAAGTTGCCTGTTGAATCTTGCCTTTTCTTTCTGAAGTAAGCTGCTTATCTGAAAAGAATAGATCAGATAAGGTTTTTGTTGCAGTAATATAGCGGATGGTATGTCGGATGGCTCTCTCAAGTAGAGAATCTTTCCTTCCTGAAAGATGTTCTGTAGTAAACCCGTATCTGTTTTCTGCAATTCAGCTAAAGTTCTTATGGTTGGCTGAATATTTCTGCCTATTTCGGATTCAAGTTCTATTACTTTATCGTGTATCTCTTTCTGGGTGTTATAATCGGTTGTAAGTATAAACAAGTCAACGTCTGACCTGGAAGTAAATTCTCCTCTGGCAAGACTGCCATAAAGGATAATAGCTTTTACATCTTCAATTTTGGAAAGCTCTTTTGCTATCTTTTTAAGTATTCTCTTCATTGATCTTCTCTCCAAATCTTTTTTCAAAAAACTCAATTATTACTTTTAAATTATCTGTTACCGCCTTCGCTCTTTCGCCATTAATTCCGTCATAACCCAAATCTCCATAAGCAAACCATATTTTACGCATTGCCTGGTTTATTTCAACAGGAAAATTTTCATTTGAATATTCATGTCTACTCTGGTGGTCGCCAAAATGCTCTCCCTTTCTAGCAGCATCAGCTTCTACCAACTGCTCAACAACCTTTGTGCCCAAATCACCAACCACTGTGCTCTGCTTGTTGTGATAGGCAGTTAATGTTGCTTCATACTTCTCTTTTGCTAATTCAAAATGTTTCTGAAAATCTCCCATTTTTCATCCTTTCATTTTTCGTTATTGTAACGAATTATGGCTATTTTGTCAAGTTTTTCGTTATTGTAACGAAGGTAGGAGTTGCCTGGGGGTATTAACCTCTTAATTTTACCTTCAAATTAAACTTCCTTAAAATCGCAGATACCTCGGATAATTTTTCTTCCGAAGGAGATTGTGTAGTTGCTAACTTATAAGTCCTTCCCAATCTTCCGTATTTATCTATGCCAATATAGTGATAAGGGAGAAGATTGACCTGAGCAATTTTTAAGGAAGACAAAAATTCTCCCGTTTCCCTGATGTTTTGATAATCATCATTTATACCGGGGATTACCGGAAAACGAATAAAAATATTATTGTGAATTGAGGAGAGTTTCTTCAAATTTTCTAAAATGAGCTCATTAGATACCCCGGTATATTTTTTATGCCTTTCGCTATCCATTATCTTAAGGTCGTATAAAAAAAGATCTATTTTAGGGGTTATTTTGTCTAAAATTCCCCAGGAAATATATCCGGAGGTATCGACTGCGGTATGGATCTTCTTTTCTTGGCAACAAATAAGGAGACTCTCTAAAAATTCAGATTGCCCCAATGGCTCTCCACCGGAGAAGGTCACCCCTCCGCCGGATTCTTCATAAAATACTAAATCTTTCTCTGCCTCTTTTATAACCTCTTCAGTGGTTAGTTTTTTTCCTATCATTTCCCGGGCTAAGGCTGGGCATTTTTCTATACACTTTCCGCAAAGAATGCATTTCTCTTTATCAGTAACCGGCTTTTTATTTTTCATTTGGATAGCACTTGAGGGGCAATTCAAAGAACATACTC includes the following:
- a CDS encoding restriction endonuclease subunit S, whose protein sequence is MKTKAVIENGFKETEIGLIPEDWEVVNVDKYIQFERGTEPGSENYNKDKKGVRFLRVVDISGSRDDKTYTTSKKLKLCKKKDILITFDGSPGIVKQGLEGAYSSGIRKVVIINKDLFSDYVYYVLQTIYVQRTIEKYTTGVTIKHSSKAILHIKIPFFSIQEQQKIAFVLSKIQQAIEQQDRIIETTRELKKSLMNKLFTEGLHGEEQKETDIGLMPKSWDVRKINEFAKIKYGKQKPKIIGQIPVVGSSRIYAWCEKPLINFPTLIVGRKGNAGAVHLFLEPCWPSDTTFYLEWKSEMVTPKFLYYYMSINQLSGEHAKTTIPSLQRQDLENYRFPFPNISEQLDIIKAIDKIDKKLSQAESKKQTFQALFRTMLNQLMTGKIRVKIRVRDLDVEVN
- a CDS encoding class I SAM-dependent DNA methyltransferase is translated as MLDIKTLETWLWNAACSIRGAVDAPKFKDYILPLIFVKRLSDVFEDEIKRLSEEFGDGETAIEIVSKDHNLVRFFIPKQAAWQQIRKQTTKIGEKLTDAIRAIAKENPKLQGVIDIVDFNATVSGQRIIDDGKLSSLIEIISRNRLGLKDAEPDILGRAYEYLLRKFAEGQGQSAGEFYTPKEVGWIMAYILDPEQGQEVYDPACGSGGLLVKSQLALKEKEKKILKPLRLYGQEQNYVTYAMAKMNMIIHDMEGDIAIGDTLRNPKFLEGSILKTFDLVVANPMWNQDGYNSEFYESDTFNRFNNGYPPTSSADWGWIQLMFASLNKNGKAAIVLDTGSVARGSGNKGSNREKEIRKAFVDSDWIEAVLLLPENLFYNTTAPGIILILNKNKPKERKDRIMLMNTSLEFEKGRPKNFIPDDKIEKIAKAFHDWKNIDKFTRIITNQEAEKNDYNLSPSRYVGNGKEEEYRDVDEILVELAELEEERKKTDRELNEIMKNITQRGFLKEE
- a CDS encoding nucleotidyltransferase domain-containing protein — protein: MKRILKKIAKELSKIEDVKAIILYGSLARGEFTSRSDVDLFILTTDYNTQKEIHDKVIELESEIGRNIQPTIRTLAELQKTDTGLLQNIFQEGKILYLREPSDIPSAILLQQKPYLIYSFQISSLLQKEKARFNRQLYEQTRKGYKYKGLLQEIGGQKLSAGCVIIPYVQKQKIEKFFKKFKVKFEQLKVWK
- a CDS encoding glycyl-radical enzyme activating protein produces the protein MTTGTVFNIQRYSIHDGPGIRTTVFLKGCPLNCWWCQNPESQLSGQEMVFWEDRCIGCGVCSLNCPSSAIQMKNKKPVTDKEKCILCGKCIEKCPALAREMIGKKLTTEEVIKEAEKDLVFYEESGGGVTFSGGEPLGQSEFLESLLICCQEKKIHTAVDTSGYISWGILDKITPKIDLFLYDLKIMDSERHKKYTGVSNELILENLKKLSSIHNNIFIRFPVIPGINDDYQNIRETGEFLSSLKIAQVNLLPYHYIGIDKYGRLGRTYKLATTQSPSEEKLSEVSAILRKFNLKVKLRG